In Mycoplasma sp. Mirounga ES2805-ORL, a single window of DNA contains:
- a CDS encoding nucleotidyltransferase, producing MSIGIVVEYNPFHNGHLKQINFIKENFPEEEIVIVMSDKYTQRGEINVLPFEKRVEIAKKFGINKILKLSFEETVQAAHIFAQNAIKKLNEYGIDRLVFGSETNDSETMIECAKILVENETKFYALTRKIMKLEKISFPKASNLALQELSSKNYTMPNDILGLEYVKTIIKNNLKIEIITIKRNIPFHSTEPLEKYASASLIRNLIKNNKDVSQYMPIKIDINSVDYVQNHYNEFQKIMKSIDIEKLQKIPVISEGIENLLLKNINAKTYEDFVNKCTSKRYTSSRIKRIISWVLEKKF from the coding sequence ATGTCTATAGGAATAGTAGTTGAATATAATCCATTTCACAATGGCCACTTAAAACAAATAAATTTCATTAAAGAAAATTTCCCGGAGGAAGAAATTGTGATTGTTATGAGCGATAAATATACTCAAAGAGGTGAAATAAATGTTCTCCCTTTTGAAAAAAGAGTGGAAATTGCAAAAAAATTTGGAATAAATAAAATCTTGAAATTATCATTTGAAGAAACCGTTCAGGCTGCACATATCTTTGCACAAAATGCAATAAAAAAATTAAATGAATATGGTATTGATAGATTAGTTTTTGGTTCAGAAACAAATGATTCAGAAACTATGATTGAGTGTGCAAAAATACTTGTAGAAAATGAAACAAAATTTTACGCATTAACTAGAAAAATAATGAAATTAGAAAAAATTTCCTTTCCAAAAGCTTCTAATTTAGCTCTACAAGAATTATCTTCAAAAAACTACACAATGCCAAATGATATTTTGGGTTTAGAATATGTAAAGACCATTATTAAAAATAATTTAAAAATCGAAATAATAACCATTAAAAGAAATATACCATTTCATTCTACTGAGCCTCTTGAAAAATATGCATCTGCAAGCCTTATAAGAAATTTGATTAAAAATAATAAAGACGTTTCTCAATATATGCCAATTAAAATTGATATAAACTCTGTTGATTATGTTCAAAATCATTACAATGAATTCCAGAAGATAATGAAATCTATAGATATAGAAAAACTTCAAAAAATACCCGTTATCAGTGAAGGCATTGAAAATTTACTATTAAAAAATATTAATGCAAAAACTTATGAAGATTTTGTTAATAAATGCACATCTAAACGTTACACTTCATCTAGAATCAAGAGAATAATATCTTGAGTTTTAGAGAAGAAGTTTTAA
- the holA gene encoding DNA polymerase III subunit delta, whose translation MYIICGDEEYFINQEINKIIKDNKEKKLENFYCEENDLTNLLTLIDSTPLFQEKKLLIIYDLPFLEKTIAKKDLKIAQFIIEAIKKNTADIFIFVNSKLPSKDKIPANIFTDFCLSNTTNQTIFLTTKKLENKNLYDAIESITKKNGGQIEYSAIIELTLKLSNNLTIIENEIIKLLSNSKKITKEMIIENVEEVLVKDAFGFVNSFETNDFYLIWKQYKRKLNEGVEITNLIGQISQSFILANQIYSFLTVDKDLKNFASEYKVNQYRAKKIQNLIYKLGIKKIQSMIIRLANLDKEIKDGLIDAQLGFEKFLINFFI comes from the coding sequence ATGTACATAATTTGTGGCGATGAAGAATATTTTATCAATCAAGAGATTAATAAAATTATTAAGGATAATAAAGAAAAAAAACTAGAAAATTTTTATTGTGAAGAAAATGATTTAACTAATTTATTAACTCTAATAGATTCAACACCTTTATTTCAAGAAAAAAAACTATTAATTATTTATGATTTACCTTTTTTAGAAAAAACAATAGCTAAAAAAGATCTAAAAATTGCACAATTTATTATTGAAGCAATTAAAAAAAATACAGCCGATATATTTATATTTGTTAATTCAAAATTACCCTCAAAAGACAAGATTCCAGCAAATATTTTTACAGACTTTTGTCTATCAAATACAACTAATCAAACTATATTTTTAACAACTAAAAAACTTGAAAATAAGAATTTATATGATGCTATTGAGTCTATAACAAAAAAGAACGGTGGTCAAATTGAATATTCAGCAATAATTGAACTTACCTTAAAATTGTCCAACAATCTAACAATAATAGAAAATGAAATAATAAAACTATTATCAAATAGTAAAAAAATAACAAAAGAAATGATTATTGAAAATGTTGAAGAAGTTCTTGTTAAAGATGCCTTTGGATTTGTTAATTCATTTGAAACAAACGATTTTTATTTAATTTGAAAACAATACAAAAGAAAATTAAATGAAGGTGTCGAAATAACAAATTTAATTGGACAAATTTCACAATCTTTCATTTTAGCTAATCAAATATATAGCTTTTTGACAGTTGATAAAGATTTAAAAAACTTCGCTTCTGAATATAAAGTTAATCAATATAGAGCAAAGAAAATTCAAAACTTAATTTATAAACTAGGTATTAAAAAGATACAAAGCATGATAATTCGCCTTGCAAATCTTGATAAAGAAATTAAAGATGGTTTAATTGATGCTCAATTAGGATTTGAAAAATTTTTAATTAATTTTTTTATTTAA
- a CDS encoding Cof-type HAD-IIB family hydrolase: MNEKLIFAYDLDGTLMFNGNEMNSETINALEKVNNQGYINVVATGRALARALPILDLVKGIDYFICSNGTIIYDVKKKKTIILGQVDKDIFYDVFPYALKHNLIMRMDSITGSIDWMKNKQSPDWMKDEEVMDMSSINLLDDEEFKNEALDPNKTWIQVALRSSKNEAQCHTNFFANLYNNKYSVTLTNGRYTDINPFGYTKWTGIQSLLSILKLEDYKIISFGDSGNDVEMLQKANFGFAMANASAEAKEAADEVIGYNTSNTIANKILSLIKR; encoded by the coding sequence ATGAATGAAAAACTAATATTTGCATATGATCTGGATGGGACATTAATGTTTAATGGCAATGAAATGAATTCAGAGACAATTAATGCTCTAGAAAAAGTTAATAATCAAGGGTATATAAATGTTGTTGCCACAGGTAGAGCATTAGCTAGAGCATTGCCTATTTTAGATTTGGTTAAAGGAATTGATTATTTTATCTGTTCCAATGGAACAATTATTTACGATGTTAAAAAGAAGAAAACAATTATTCTAGGTCAAGTAGATAAAGATATTTTTTATGATGTTTTTCCATATGCTCTCAAACATAATTTAATTATGAGAATGGATTCAATCACAGGTTCTATTGATTGAATGAAAAATAAACAAAGTCCCGATTGAATGAAAGATGAAGAAGTTATGGACATGAGTTCAATTAATCTTTTGGATGATGAAGAATTTAAAAATGAAGCTTTAGATCCAAATAAAACATGAATTCAAGTAGCATTACGTAGCTCAAAAAATGAAGCCCAATGCCATACTAATTTTTTCGCTAATCTTTACAATAATAAGTATAGTGTAACATTAACTAATGGAAGATATACTGATATAAACCCTTTTGGTTATACTAAGTGAACTGGTATTCAATCTTTATTAAGCATTTTAAAACTCGAAGATTATAAAATTATTAGTTTTGGAGATTCAGGAAATGATGTTGAAATGCTGCAAAAAGCTAACTTTGGCTTTGCAATGGCTAATGCTTCTGCCGAAGCAAAAGAAGCAGCGGATGAAGTTATAGGTTACAACACGTCTAACACAATAGCTAATAAAATTCTTTCATTAATTAAGCGTTAA
- a CDS encoding variable surface lipoprotein yields the protein MKKIKKFLMLGNIFSIGIFPAVAISCGNETKKEEKKDENKKEDPKPQPKPGENESGTNITKKTVEQKLDDFAEELKSSMSIVKGKESQFYLAINENKDFYYDFTQHKLLAVENGKHPDWKSTNKEYLIEFEGVNFPKYWQPTSAIKPTYTSSDGSVKLSGKIDWKINEDNNIIFTFKAGIYKVNDNKLSNKVVDVNLGKAKTSEYTKKLEELAKNEKLVSFDYPNKKDTLLSDANIDLIVKTIPDGYELVEYKAVKNEEVDYYDITIIFKLKLKGEDVMSIKNQQYTIKGFKKTQAILDNEAKAVKEIEKQFSTLKLKIIDEKAYQNLITKKTVLNFDNKPNFAVFDFDNKQYLPEISNVVIDNFTIKATVKLVAKSNSDIFFEKEVTADSDYVKGVNPHSMDEQNQKNI from the coding sequence ATGAAAAAAATTAAAAAATTTTTAATGTTAGGAAATATATTTTCAATTGGTATATTTCCTGCTGTAGCAATTAGCTGTGGAAACGAAACTAAAAAAGAAGAAAAGAAGGATGAAAACAAAAAAGAAGATCCTAAACCTCAACCAAAACCTGGTGAAAATGAGTCAGGCACAAACATTACAAAGAAGACAGTTGAACAAAAATTAGATGATTTTGCAGAAGAGTTAAAGTCATCAATGTCTATTGTTAAAGGCAAAGAATCGCAATTCTATTTAGCGATAAATGAAAATAAAGATTTTTATTATGACTTTACACAACACAAATTGCTTGCTGTTGAAAATGGAAAACACCCTGATTGAAAAAGCACTAATAAGGAATATTTAATTGAATTTGAGGGCGTTAATTTTCCAAAATATTGACAACCAACCAGTGCAATTAAACCTACATACACATCAAGTGATGGGTCAGTAAAATTAAGTGGCAAAATTGACTGAAAAATAAATGAAGACAATAATATAATTTTTACCTTTAAGGCTGGTATTTATAAGGTAAATGATAATAAATTATCAAATAAAGTAGTTGATGTTAATTTAGGTAAAGCTAAGACAAGCGAATATACAAAAAAATTAGAAGAATTAGCTAAGAATGAAAAATTAGTTTCATTTGACTATCCTAATAAAAAAGATACATTATTAAGCGACGCTAATATAGATCTTATTGTAAAAACAATTCCTGACGGATACGAATTAGTTGAATATAAAGCTGTTAAAAATGAAGAAGTTGATTATTATGACATAACCATTATCTTTAAGCTAAAACTAAAAGGTGAAGATGTTATGTCAATTAAAAATCAACAATATACAATAAAAGGATTTAAGAAAACACAAGCAATTTTAGATAATGAAGCAAAAGCAGTAAAGGAAATTGAAAAACAATTTTCAACATTAAAATTAAAAATAATTGATGAGAAAGCTTATCAAAATTTAATAACTAAAAAAACAGTTCTTAACTTTGATAATAAACCAAATTTCGCCGTTTTTGATTTCGATAATAAACAATATTTACCTGAAATTTCAAATGTTGTTATTGATAATTTCACAATAAAAGCAACCGTTAAACTTGTTGCAAAAAGTAATAGTGATATTTTCTTTGAAAAAGAAGTTACTGCAGATAGCGACTATGTAAAAGGCGTTAATCCACACTCAATGGATGAACAAAATCAAAAAAATATATAA
- a CDS encoding phosphotransferase, giving the protein MKTQIKTGLTNTSFREDDKFIQDQIFTGFNHNIDYKLLKKFSFVPKLISNKNNQLIWEFIEGNQPTKSDENLEIIAKHLVELHNSNLSFPNSNHRDRVNEYLRIINEKKLNDEFIKNTMIYINKVLDLMKNTVPLHNDLWLRNMVKNNNGQIFIVDWEYATMGNKHFDLAYFIESAELNSEEETVFLKNYNDYDYNEIQKMKVLVNFLVVTWGLAQKTIPFDVTPYKNKANKLISTINW; this is encoded by the coding sequence ATGAAAACACAAATAAAAACAGGACTAACTAACACTTCGTTTCGTGAAGATGATAAATTTATTCAAGACCAAATTTTTACAGGATTCAACCATAACATTGATTATAAATTGTTAAAAAAATTTTCTTTTGTGCCAAAACTAATTAGCAATAAAAATAATCAATTAATCTGAGAATTTATTGAAGGAAACCAACCAACAAAAAGTGATGAAAATCTAGAAATAATAGCTAAACATTTAGTAGAACTACATAATTCAAATCTTAGCTTTCCAAATTCAAATCATAGAGATAGAGTTAATGAATATTTAAGAATAATTAATGAAAAAAAATTAAATGATGAATTTATAAAAAATACTATGATTTACATAAATAAAGTTTTAGATTTAATGAAAAATACAGTACCTTTACATAACGACTTGTGATTAAGAAATATGGTTAAAAACAACAATGGACAAATATTTATTGTTGATTGAGAATATGCAACAATGGGAAATAAACATTTTGATTTAGCATATTTTATAGAAAGTGCTGAACTAAATAGTGAAGAAGAAACAGTATTTTTAAAAAACTATAATGATTATGACTATAACGAAATTCAAAAGATGAAAGTTTTAGTGAACTTTTTAGTTGTAACATGAGGATTAGCTCAAAAAACAATACCTTTTGATGTAACGCCATATAAAAATAAAGCAAATAAACTTATTAGTACAATAAACTGATAA
- the lepA gene encoding translation elongation factor 4 → MDKNKIRNFSIIAHIDHGKSTLADRILELTGTVSQHDMDNQLLDTMDLERERGITIKLNAVQIKYKDYIFHLIDTPGHVDFTYEVSRSLAASEGALLLVDATQGIESQTLANVYLALENNLTIIPIINKIDLPSADVERSKKEIESVIGIPTDNAIAISAKTGLNCEQVLDAIEKYIPAPSNADDKKPLKALIFDSYFDEYRGVILLVRIFEGFIRIGDEFKLMSNNKEFHVTELGVKNPKEFKKEYLEAGEVGWIAAAIRTAEGINVGDTITLIDNPALEPLPGYKKKQPVVFTGFYPIDTKDYMELKESLEKIALSDSSISWEQETSKALGFGFRVGFLGMLHMEILQERLNREYRIGIIATSPSVEYNVYKTNGEVEKVSNPSLLPDRGLIDYIEEPYIKASIILPTEYIGNIMELCQSKRGTYVDLEYIDDRRSRLIYEMPLAEIVLDFFDRLKSATKGYASFEYDVIGYKTSDLVKVDILLNGEKVDAFSIITHKDYAYSRARDLTERLKQEIPRQNFEVPIQATIGAKIIARETIKAYRKDVTSKLHASDLSRYKKLLDKQKAGKKKMKKLGRVEVPQEAFLNILKTNIDKK, encoded by the coding sequence ATGGATAAAAATAAGATAAGAAATTTTTCGATAATAGCTCATATTGATCATGGAAAAAGTACGCTTGCTGACCGTATTTTAGAACTAACTGGTACAGTTAGCCAACATGATATGGATAATCAGTTATTAGACACGATGGATTTAGAGCGCGAGAGAGGCATAACAATTAAATTGAATGCTGTTCAAATTAAATATAAAGATTATATTTTTCACCTAATTGACACACCGGGTCATGTGGATTTTACTTATGAAGTATCTCGTTCATTAGCTGCTAGTGAAGGTGCATTGCTTTTAGTAGATGCAACTCAAGGTATTGAAAGTCAAACTTTAGCTAATGTTTATTTAGCATTAGAAAATAATTTAACAATTATTCCTATTATAAACAAAATAGACTTACCTTCCGCTGATGTTGAAAGGTCTAAAAAAGAGATAGAAAGTGTTATTGGGATTCCAACTGATAATGCAATCGCAATTTCTGCTAAAACAGGTTTAAATTGTGAACAAGTTTTAGACGCTATTGAAAAATACATTCCCGCTCCTAGTAATGCTGATGATAAAAAACCATTAAAAGCATTGATTTTTGATTCATATTTTGATGAATATAGAGGTGTTATTCTTTTGGTCAGAATATTTGAAGGTTTTATAAGAATTGGCGATGAATTTAAATTAATGTCAAACAATAAGGAATTTCACGTTACTGAATTGGGTGTTAAAAATCCTAAAGAATTTAAAAAAGAATATCTTGAAGCTGGCGAAGTTGGCTGAATAGCAGCTGCAATAAGAACTGCTGAAGGTATTAATGTTGGAGATACAATTACATTAATTGATAATCCAGCGTTAGAGCCACTACCAGGTTATAAGAAAAAACAACCTGTTGTTTTTACCGGTTTTTACCCAATAGATACAAAAGACTATATGGAACTAAAAGAAAGTTTAGAAAAAATAGCCTTAAGTGATAGTTCAATATCTTGAGAACAAGAAACATCTAAAGCCCTAGGGTTTGGATTCCGTGTTGGTTTTTTAGGTATGTTGCACATGGAAATTTTACAAGAAAGACTTAATCGAGAATATAGAATTGGTATTATTGCTACAAGTCCAAGTGTTGAATATAACGTCTATAAGACTAATGGTGAAGTAGAAAAAGTATCTAATCCATCATTGCTTCCTGATCGCGGTTTAATAGATTATATTGAAGAGCCTTATATTAAAGCTTCAATAATTCTACCTACTGAATACATTGGTAATATTATGGAATTATGTCAATCAAAAAGAGGAACATATGTTGATTTAGAATATATAGATGATAGAAGATCTAGATTGATATATGAGATGCCTTTAGCCGAAATAGTTTTAGATTTTTTTGATAGACTAAAAAGTGCAACAAAAGGTTACGCCTCATTTGAATACGATGTAATAGGCTATAAAACAAGTGATTTAGTCAAAGTTGATATTTTACTTAATGGTGAAAAAGTAGATGCTTTTTCAATAATAACTCACAAAGATTATGCTTATTCTAGAGCGAGAGATTTAACAGAAAGATTAAAACAAGAAATACCGAGACAAAATTTTGAGGTTCCAATTCAAGCAACAATAGGTGCTAAGATTATTGCTCGTGAAACAATTAAAGCTTATAGAAAAGATGTTACTTCCAAATTACATGCTTCTGATTTGAGCAGATATAAAAAACTACTAGATAAACAAAAAGCAGGTAAGAAAAAAATGAAAAAGTTAGGCAGGGTTGAAGTTCCTCAAGAAGCTTTCCTAAATATATTAAAAACAAATATTGACAAAAAATAA
- a CDS encoding nucleoside 2-deoxyribosyltransferase produces MKRIYFANALFSKADTTFNAEVVKKIRGLGKYEVYLPQENLSINDKTKCATSKDIYKADKDELDKSDILVAVLDGLVIDPGVCTEIGLFAATNKKIIGLTTDPRKTGSSKLDDPKLKLIADELVENQFAYFNLFVIGAIKQNGKVVSSVEELIKELE; encoded by the coding sequence ATGAAAAGAATATATTTTGCAAATGCATTATTTAGCAAAGCAGATACTACATTCAATGCAGAAGTGGTTAAAAAAATAAGAGGATTAGGTAAATATGAGGTATACCTACCTCAAGAAAATTTATCAATAAATGATAAAACAAAATGCGCTACATCAAAAGATATCTATAAGGCAGATAAAGATGAATTGGACAAATCTGATATATTAGTTGCTGTTTTAGATGGATTAGTAATAGACCCGGGTGTTTGTACTGAAATTGGTCTTTTTGCAGCTACAAACAAAAAGATTATTGGCTTAACAACAGATCCACGTAAAACAGGTTCATCAAAACTCGATGATCCTAAATTAAAATTGATAGCTGATGAACTTGTTGAAAATCAATTTGCATACTTTAACTTATTTGTTATTGGAGCAATTAAACAAAATGGAAAAGTTGTGTCATCAGTTGAAGAATTAATTAAAGAACTAGAATAA